AGAAGCAGGAAGGGCAGCACCTGATGAAACAGAATGTGAAGCAGTTCCTCAGCTCGCAGCAGCCACAGCTGAAGTTGCAGCTGGGGCAGGTCGGTTTGCGAACTCGAATGCGGCAGCAGCAGTTAGTGGTGAAGGTTGTTGTTGTGGCCGTGCTCACGCGGTGGGCCTTCTTTCTGGGCTGGAGGGACTGCCTAATCTTCTTGAGTCGGATTTTCGTTGTGATGGTCTCCATTTCACGGATGAAACGGGAGAGGTGGCGGATGAAGTCAGGGTACAGCTCCAGGTTGCAGTGACCTCCCCCTTTGATCCAGAGAGGATCGTAAGGCTCCCTTGCCAGTTTCCACAGCTCCTTGCCATGTGACCAGTTCACAACATCATCGTCCGTCCCCTGCAAATATCAGCCAGTGAAACTTAGACAAATATCTTCTAAAACTTGGAATGCAGGCAGCACTATGAGCTATGACAAAATGTACTCCATTCCATGAAACGTATAGATGTCCTCGCTTGTATATTCAGCCACATCTTACACAGTCAAAGCCTTCAATTTCTCATGACAATTCTTATGGGGTCTAGCAAAAATTAAATTATACAAATCACTCAAGGACAAAATATCCATTGGTTGTACTAGTGATCTATGCAAAAATTGAAAATGCCTATGACCTGTATAGCTCATGATGAGACCAGCCAATTACATTAAAACTGTAAATTAGTAATACTATTTCCGATGAACTATGCCAGACAAGGTGTGACAAGTTTTATTGTCATAGACTCATAGCCTGGAAACTGGACTCTGTAGCTTCCAAATACTCTGATTTTGTGTTCCTACGTTTTAAGATCATTGGCTAAAAGTATGTACTTccaggcagcaacaaacaactAGAGCTGTAAACTCAGTTAGGCCTATGCAAATTTTGGGCCAGAAAAATCCTGACCTTTTGGGCCTACTAGCTTGACATGGCTATAAATTTGGTTGGGCTTAGCCAAGACAACATAAGCTGTTCAGTACGACAGGATGAACAGTGAAAGGCCAACAACCAGCCAGGCCAGGACCAATACCCAATTATTCTCTGGGTTACTACAGGGGGCATATAGTAAGGATACCACATGTGCACAATTTGCACACTAGGGAACCAAAACTGCTAGTGACATCCCAGCGCATAGAGGCCTCAAGTTTAATGGACATAACTGCTGAGGCCATGAAGCTTTGTTTCTGGCCTTCATAGTTCTGTCGTTTCCCTGGTTAGTATGCATCCCTGGTTAGTGTAGAGGCCACAAGTTCCTTCCCGCATCTAAAACGATTTTTCATAAACTTCCATATCTAAACTTTGATTTAATGAACATTTTCATATGCTGAAAATTGGCAACAGGGATGGTGAACTGTTGTGCTAGGAGTAGAAAGCCTTCAAAGAAGATAATCAAATCAAAGAGAACCCAGGTAATTAATGGACTTTCTTCTACGCACATTTTCAATTGTTCATCATCTTTGATTCCTAAATCTAAAAACCTATATATAATATTTATATATGGAAAATGCTTTTCTACTAATGTATGATGTTTGGATGACGTGTTGAACTTGTGTGTGATGAGTAATGACATGAAAACAGGGTTTAATACTACCAccagtaattttttttttgaagaaagacCACCAGTAATTAAGTTACTGCACCAACACATAAACTGCCAATAGTAGCAGGAACAAAAACAGCACACTGCCATCTAGAAAGATGTGAAAGTGATAAAATGTTCCAAGAGATGGCACATGTGAAATGAGTGTGTTAGTTCAAGATCACTACTACTTATATAATCGGACAAGTAATGAAGTAAACAGACAAAGGCTAGATATCCTATTAGAGATCACTTACATGAATAACAAGCACTGGGCATTTgaccttttttattttcttgacATTCTGCAGAAATAGGTTTGACTACACATTAGTAAAAGCTAACCCTAAAGGAATAGGAAGTGCAGACAGAGATAAGAGAATCAGTCTGAGTTATTTACTTTGTAAATGTCAAAGCAGAAAGTAAAGTTCACATGGCAAACAACACGGAGGCCTGACAGTATAGCGCTGTGGAGAACCACCCCGCGCAATCTAGGCAGGCGGGAGGCTAAATGTAATGTTGGCCCACTGCCCACAGATTGTCCATACAAGATAATATCCTCCTGGCTGATCCCATACTCGGTTTCTAAGCATTGGTAAACTGCTTCAATGTCTGCATATGTATTTTCTTCACTCGGCTGCATTAAAATAACAAACATAAGGCTCAGTCCTCCACAGTATATCCTTTTAGAAAGACAGCAAGTGTAAGGTAAGTACAAGTACAAATACCAGGAACCTGACAGCAATACAGACTAAAATCACATCTGACTTAGCTCAAATGCGCATATAGCAATATACCATCCAATCTAGTATCCAAAACACAATTTCAAATTCAAGATGAATAAAGTTTCATAAGTCGGGAATTATCACTGCACTGACCACATGGAGTTTTAAAATACAAAACATAAAAATCAAAAGGACATGGCTCCAATTTTCTTATCTAGTTCTAACTTGGGCAACAATAGTTCAGAACTTAAACTTCAATTATACGGCATATACAAACAGCAGCATGAAATTCGATTTAAATGACTTTTTGCATTGAATTGAAATGTTGGGTCCAGATCCCATCGACACCACATCAGTGAGATGGATAGTTTAGAGTTCAGGAAGTCTGCATGTGGACCTAAACAGAATATACTGCCCATACATGTAGTTTCTCAAAAGCTGATTCTTAAAACTGTAGTCTGAAACTTCAAAATGTCATGCATGGCTGAAAGCAAAAGGGTCCGAATCTAAATATATGCTGATCATTGCTATCTCTgagcagcctttgaagatgcaTTGGCCATGCTGTGCCAGAAATGCACCAGtcaatcttttcaaaaaaaaagaagaaatgcACCAGTCAGGCATGGGCCAAAGCCTCTTCACATGTAGGTGTAACATGtaggtgtatgaactccttggAATTTGGAACTCAAATGACACTTCTCGAGGGTATATGTAGCATGGCATGTTAGAATCTTGAGACTGAATAGTGCAAAAGTGCAAACTCTGTAGTTAGGCAGCAAAGATAAATTATCTATCTGTGTTAGTTGGTAAAGTTCACTGAGATTTAAGACAAGTGTTTCAAACAACCAATCAGCCATTCACCATTACTTTTAACTCATCAGCAATATGTCAATGGTGCGACCTAACACAGTTCACACTTGATAAGTAAGTTCTTACCTTGCCAGTAGATGCGCCATAGCCAGAGTAGTCATATCTGCAATCACACAAGCACACAGTAAATCACATGAGCATGTTCTACAAAACATTATAGCTACCTTAAGAGCACTATGATGCAACCGAAAACACCAAATCATCTTCTGGAAAAAAAATGACGCAATTATAGTTAAAGAATGAAGATGCAGATTACTTGGGTGTCCATATGATATATTGATATGCAATATTTTTCGACAACAGTAACGCATATACATATGCAGCAATAAATCTTCTATTGATATCACAATCCACGTTTGGAAGGAGGACAGAAGAACACAAATAATTCATCCGCAAAGGTTTGAGAAATCATGCAGTAACTGAAAATCCCAAGGGAAAAAACTAGTACAACTACATTCCAAATCCCCTGGCTCCGGTAACTGCCTGCTTCCTAATTCAGAAAATATTAACCATGCTAGCATCAGTAATTCGCACAAATATTCACTTAAGTTAGAGTTTCTTCTTTAATAGCCCTGTGGAGCCCCCCAAAATTCAGAAAATACAAAGGAAAGGCATGTCTGGCACAGCATCCTAGCATGAAACATATTAACTTTTAAAAGCACACTTTCCTAAACAGATCAAGGAGCATAGCATCTGATAGAAACAGCAGAATAAATGCAACAGAaccaaataagaaaaaaaaattgcaagatcACATATATGGCCGGGAAGCAAAATGCACCACTAACCCCATCAGATTGATCTTGAGATTGACCTTGAGCTGCACAAAGAGGTCGTAGAGCTGGCCGAGGTCGGCGGCGTTGCCGTGCGAGTAGAGCAGGGTGAGGCGCGCGCAGGGGTTCCGGAAGTAGAAGGCCACCACCTTGTTCCCCCTCCTGGTGTCGACGAGCAGCACGTCGAGAGCGTTGTCCCGCGGCACGCCGGAGGCGACGACGCGGCCGGTGGCCTCGTCCTTCCGGACGGCGTACGTCGCCGGCTCCGGCGGG
The Panicum virgatum strain AP13 chromosome 6N, P.virgatum_v5, whole genome shotgun sequence genome window above contains:
- the LOC120679595 gene encoding alpha/beta hydrolase domain-containing protein 17C-like isoform X3; this encodes MLSGCSVSSLAARFAFFPPEPATYAVRKDEATGRVVASGVPRDNALDVLLVDTRRGNKVVAFYFRNPCARLTLLYSHGNAADLGQLYDLFVQLKVNLKINLMGYDYSGYGASTGKPSEENTYADIEAVYQCLETEYGISQEDIILYGQSVGSGPTLHLASRLPRLRGVVLHSAILSGLRVVCHVNFTFCFDIYKNVKKIKKVKCPVLVIHGTDDDVVNWSHGKELWKLAREPYDPLWIKGGGHCNLELYPDFIRHLSRFIREMETITTKIRLKKIRQSLQPRKKAHRVSTATTTTFTTNCCCRIRVRKPTCPSCNFSCGCCELRNCFTFCFIRCCPSCFSCGSCCSCRSCFKCCCCGDAR
- the LOC120679595 gene encoding uncharacterized protein MT2364-like isoform X4 codes for the protein MSERCLRCCRGARCPVSRRGSPSSRRSRRRTPSGRTRPPAASSPPACRGTTLSTCCSSTPGGGTRWWPSTSGTPARASPCSTRTATPPTSASSTTSLCSSRYDYSGYGASTGKPSEENTYADIEAVYQCLETEYGISQEDIILYGQSVGSGPTLHLASRLPRLRGVVLHSAILSGLRVVCHVNFTFCFDIYKNVKKIKKVKCPVLVIHGTDDDVVNWSHGKELWKLAREPYDPLWIKGGGHCNLELYPDFIRHLSRFIREMETITTKIRLKKIRQSLQPRKKAHRVSTATTTTFTTNCCCRIRVRKPTCPSCNFSCGCCELRNCFTFCFIRCCPSCFSCGSCCSCRSCFKCCCCGDAR
- the LOC120679595 gene encoding uncharacterized protein LOC120679595 isoform X1, which codes for MIGAISIRSSGASQSADFFVTRARRGGGRKRCPISCSTPLQLRRSNRFKKRHFCASVRLLAERFPPKVCCLESIWAKKGPKGAANPLPSQKIPKRRVVFDRWRPGSIHLSQGGSRRRGRGGGEERASSSSSRIARLSMSERCLRCCRGARCPVSRRGSPSSRRSRRRTPSGRTRPPAASSPPACRGTTLSTCCSSTPGGGTRWWPSTSGTPARASPCSTRTATPPTSASSTTSLCSSRYDYSGYGASTGKPSEENTYADIEAVYQCLETEYGISQEDIILYGQSVGSGPTLHLASRLPRLRGVVLHSAILSGLRVVCHVNFTFCFDIYKNVKKIKKVKCPVLVIHGTDDDVVNWSHGKELWKLAREPYDPLWIKGGGHCNLELYPDFIRHLSRFIREMETITTKIRLKKIRQSLQPRKKAHRVSTATTTTFTTNCCCRIRVRKPTCPSCNFSCGCCELRNCFTFCFIRCCPSCFSCGSCCSCRSCFKCCCCGDAR
- the LOC120679595 gene encoding uncharacterized protein LOC120679595 isoform X2 — its product is MIGAISIRSSGASQSADFFVTRARRGGGRKRLLAERFPPKVCCLESIWAKKGPKGAANPLPSQKIPKRRVVFDRWRPGSIHLSQGGSRRRGRGGGEERASSSSSRIARLSMSERCLRCCRGARCPVSRRGSPSSRRSRRRTPSGRTRPPAASSPPACRGTTLSTCCSSTPGGGTRWWPSTSGTPARASPCSTRTATPPTSASSTTSLCSSRYDYSGYGASTGKPSEENTYADIEAVYQCLETEYGISQEDIILYGQSVGSGPTLHLASRLPRLRGVVLHSAILSGLRVVCHVNFTFCFDIYKNVKKIKKVKCPVLVIHGTDDDVVNWSHGKELWKLAREPYDPLWIKGGGHCNLELYPDFIRHLSRFIREMETITTKIRLKKIRQSLQPRKKAHRVSTATTTTFTTNCCCRIRVRKPTCPSCNFSCGCCELRNCFTFCFIRCCPSCFSCGSCCSCRSCFKCCCCGDAR